The following proteins come from a genomic window of Pseudochaenichthys georgianus chromosome 17, fPseGeo1.2, whole genome shotgun sequence:
- the artnb gene encoding uncharacterized protein artnb, which produces MTHRSVWIAKNMSCSQRGRSGSVLSGARLEHNAHRTSAPGGTRWRVRRKDKREITSVMSEKAKVLLWVLLSLLPLVEGAHMKGGAAGPGSDVGPGVGLQAGQEERELPVTLPEVVEDGEQEDHTDPYSTWHALYDPFVIDEVDDHPSSRWAGRLPRSSDPSEPPPKGSPKKKKKGKRKENQEEEEAGKADRKGKGKSKQPKKSSRDCRMEKREMKVRDLGLGFDSDEIVLFKFCVGSCKASRKNYDLALDRLLENGSLPRRTARKLSRHPCCRPAEYETVSFMDTQTAWRTIDSLSAASCMCMG; this is translated from the exons ATGACACATCGCAGCGTATGGATAGCCAAAAACATGAGCTGCTCCCAGCGTGGAAGAAGCGGCTCTGTCCTCTCCGGTGCGCGCTTGGAGCACAATGCGCACAGGACATCTG CTCCAGGTGGGACCAGATGGAGAGTTCGGAGGAAGGATAAACGGGAGATTACCTCTGTAATGTCAGAGAAGGCCAAG GTGCTGCTGTGGgtcctcctctctctgctgcctCTGGTGGAAGGAGCTCATATGAAGGGCGGTGCTGCTGGTCCTGGGTCAGATGTGGGTCCTGGCGTGGGGCTGCAGGCAGGCCAGGAGGAGCGAGAGCTTCCTGTGACGCTGCCAGAGGTGGTGGAGGACGGGGAGCAGGAAGACCACACTGACCCCTACTCTACTTGGCACGCTCTATATG ACCCCTTCGTGATAGATGAGGTGGATGACCATCCCAGTAGTCGCTGGGCGGGACGCTTGCCACGCTCCTCTGACCCCTCAGAACCTCCACCCAAGGGATCaccaaagaaaaagaaaaaggggaAGAGGAAAGAAAatcaggaagaggaagaggcagGAAAAGCAGATAGGAAGGGTAAAGGTAAGAGCAAGCAGCCAAAGAAGAGCAGCAGGGACTGCCGGATGGAGAAGAGAGAGATGAAGGTTCGGGACCTGGGCCTGGGCTTTGACTCGGATGAGATTGTCCTCTTCAAGTTTTGCGTTGGCTCCTGCAAGGCCTCCAGAAAGAACTACGACCTGGCGCTGGATAGGTTGCTGGAGAACGGCTCTCTGCCCCGGCGCACCGCTCGCAAGCTCAGCAGACACCCCTGCTGCCGGCCGGCCGAGTACGAGACGGTCTCCTTCATGGACACCCAGACAGCGTGG